The Faecalibacterium sp. I3-3-89 sequence GCCAGAAGCTCAAAATCGGGCCAATTTGCCTGTAAAGCTTGTTTGCTTTGCAGTCTTGCGATGGCCAGAGCCTGCTCCTCTGTCCGCTCCAGATCGACAACTTCTTTATAATAATAGCTCGTCTCTTCGATAAAACATGGAAAAGGGATGCCAAAAGCTTCCGGCTGGTCGTGCCGGATGACGGCCTTGGCCACAGATGTGGTGGGAACAGGATGAAGGGAGGACAGAGCGATCGACTGCCCATTCCAGAACAGCGTCCGGCGCACGGTCTGCCTGCCGGTGAGTTGCTCGGTGGGCAGTGTAAGAGCCGCTTCCTGCTCGTCTTCCCACTCGAACTGCGCCCGGACGATGCCTGCGGCAGGCTGAAAAATGAGCGTTCCGTCCCGTTCGGCGCGGGCAGTCCCGATGAGTCCCTGACCGGCTTCTACTGCCTGCCCGGGGACGACCAGCATCGTGCCGCTGACAAGGTTCGTGCTTACCACAGTGCCAGACACTTTGGCACGGAGACCGTGGAGTGTTCCGGCAGCAATGTCGGGCACAGGCTTTGCGACCGCTGCTTCTGCCACCAGCTTTCCTTTTGTAAAGTTGAGGCTTGCCCAAGAAAACTCGCCGCTCTGGAGCAGAGCGTATTCTCCGGCTGCGAGTTTGTCCTGCGTGACGACATTTCCCGGGAAAAGCCCGGTCTCCCATAGGACGACGGCGGCGCGCGCCTGCTGGCCGGGCGTCAGCCCCACCGGCTCGATGAACCAGACAAACCCTTGGAGCCAAAGCAGGAGCGGGAGAAAGACAAGACATCCTGCCCAAAGCCCTCGGCGCTGGAACAGAGGGCGGAGACGGAAAAAAAGACCGCAGCGCTTCTGGATGCGCAGCCGCACCCGCCGCTTGCGGGCCAGAGCAGCCAGCTTTCGGTAATGCCATGCAGCGCACCGGGCCGAAAATCCGCCGGGCCGGGGGACGACATCTGAAAGGGGAAGACTTCCGGCTGCGGCGGCCGTCAGCAGCCCTTCGGGATCACCATTCTGTGCGGAAAAGGAGATGCCTGCCCAGTGCTGGATCAGTTCCATGATAAAAGCTCCTATTCTTTCGAGAAGTCCGTCCGAAGGATCTGCCCACAAAGGGTGAGCCGCCGGGCAGAGAGCGTTTCGATCTTCAAATCGTCGCCGTAAACGGTCAGGATGCCCCTGCCCAGCTCGAGGCAGAGCTTTCCTTCCTCATAGGAGAGGATGCGCCGGAACTGTTCGATCTCCATCCGTCCTCCGCACAGGTAAAACGAGGCCCGTCCGTAGAAGTTCTGGGGCGGCTGACGGAACAACCGCCGGAACCAGCCGCGCGGGGAGCATTTTTGCTTTCGTTTTCTTCCCACGCTGCTCCCTCCCGCCGTGCAAAATGCTGCCAATTACCACATATATATGGAAATGGAGGGTGCGCATATGATTCAGAAAGAGAAAATCCGGAACGCAGGATATTTTCTGGCGGCATTGACAGCGGGGCTTCTGCCCTTTGCCGCACCAGAGCGTTGTGCGCAGGCTTTACGGGAGGGGCTGACGCTCTGCGGCGGTTCTCTGCTGCTCTCGCTGTTTCCGTTCCTCATCGTATCCACGCTGCTGATCCAGTGCCCGGCAGCGGGTGTACTGGGCTTGCCGTTTTATCCTGTGGAACGGCTTATCGGGGTGCGTGCTCCGGCAGCAGGGAGGGTGCTCCTCGTTGGGTTTCTGGGAGGCTTTGCCCCGGCGGCCAGCGCAGCGGCTGAGGCCGTCCATTCTGGGCAGCTCACAGCCCAAGAGGCAGACGCCATCCTTCCGGCCTGTGTCTGCTCCGGCCCTTCCTTTGTGATACTGACGGTAGGACGATCGATGCTGGGCAGCGCAGAGCTGGGCGTTCTGCTGTTCCTTGCGCAGGTGATGGCGGGTTATCTGTGTGCCGCTCTTCTGGCACGGCTGGAGCCTCCACTCGCATCAAAGCGGTCGGAGGTCAAGCTTTCCGAGGCTCGTGTTCTCCGGCTGGACAGCATCATTGCACAGGCCGCACAGACTTATGTAAAGCTCTGCGCCTTTGTCCTGTTCTTCCGGATGCTGGCCGCAGGAGCAGGGGAAGTGCTGCCCTCCGGCGCGGGAGTCTTCTGTGCGATGCTGCTGGAAGTCTGCTCCGGCTGTGATCTGGCGGCCCAAAGCGGTCGGTTTGCAAGTATGCTGTGCTGTGCGGCATTGAGCGTACAGGGACTTTCTGTTCTGATGCAGGTGCGTACCATCTGCCCGTCGGAAATGACGCTCCGCCCACTGTACCGTGCCCGGCTGCTCCATCTGCCGCTTTCTCTGCTGCTGTTTTACCTTCTGCTTCCTCAACGGGCGCAGGAGACCTTCAGCACCCTGTGCGGGCAGGTCATAACGATGCGCCGCCTCCCGCCAGACTGTGCGCTGCTGATCTTTGCCGGATGCTGCTTTGCAGTCTGTGAGCTGAGCCGTACCGTTGGAGGCGACAGAGAAGATATGAAAAAATCGTCCGATAAAGTTGCGAATCAATATTGACAGCTCCCGGCTTTTGTGGTAAAATACTACACGTTGCAATGAGTGCAATGTGCTACTGTGGCTCAGCCGGTAGAGCAGCTCACTCGTAATGAGCAGGTCGTCCGTTCGAATCGGATCAGTAGCTCCAAAGTAAAATCCCCGAAAAGTGGCTTCACGCCTAGCTTTTCGGGGATTTTTGTTTGTCTGCGAAAATGCCTTTCGAGGGGGATGTGGGCGCTAATTACCCTAATTTCCGGGAAAGTTTTTTTGAAATGCAAGTCAAAATGCAAGTCAAAAAGGAGGAGAAACAAGGCGGTCAGCCCGAGTTGGCACAGGATTTTTTGAGGTAGGTATCCAGACGATTGATCTTTTTCTTTTTGAATTTTTTATCGAGGGCGGTGTAGATGCCCAGCGTGACCGAGATGTCCTTGTGGCCCATCTGATCGCGGGCGGTCATGACGTCCACACCGGCGAAGTACATCAGGGTGCAGAAGGTATGGCGGAGCTGGTGCGGGGTGAAGGTGTCGATGAGCATGGGCAGGCCGCCCGGGCGGTTTTTGTTTTGCTGGCCGTCGTAGCCGTACTTGACGTTAAGGTCGCGCATGTAGCTCTCCCACAGGCGCTTCCAGCCCTGCTCAGTCATCTGCCGGCCTTTGGGATTGTGGAGCACGTAGAGGCAGCCGTCCTGCTGGGTGCGGAGATAATCGACAAGGACCTTGGGGATACTGACGACGCGGACGCCGGCAGGCGTCTTGGGGATCTTGACCTTTTTGGCGCGGAAGTCGTAGCCCTTGCTGACCGTGATGGTGGCGTCGTCGAGGTCGATGTCGGCCCAGGTGA is a genomic window containing:
- a CDS encoding YabP/YqfC family sporulation protein: MGRKRKQKCSPRGWFRRLFRQPPQNFYGRASFYLCGGRMEIEQFRRILSYEEGKLCLELGRGILTVYGDDLKIETLSARRLTLCGQILRTDFSKE
- a CDS encoding sporulation protein YqfD gives rise to the protein MELIQHWAGISFSAQNGDPEGLLTAAAAGSLPLSDVVPRPGGFSARCAAWHYRKLAALARKRRVRLRIQKRCGLFFRLRPLFQRRGLWAGCLVFLPLLLWLQGFVWFIEPVGLTPGQQARAAVVLWETGLFPGNVVTQDKLAAGEYALLQSGEFSWASLNFTKGKLVAEAAVAKPVPDIAAGTLHGLRAKVSGTVVSTNLVSGTMLVVPGQAVEAGQGLIGTARAERDGTLIFQPAAGIVRAQFEWEDEQEAALTLPTEQLTGRQTVRRTLFWNGQSIALSSLHPVPTTSVAKAVIRHDQPEAFGIPFPCFIEETSYYYKEVVDLERTEEQALAIARLQSKQALQANWPDFELLARKEDVSVEESTLHYRVVYTIVANICK